One window from the genome of Bufo bufo chromosome 4, aBufBuf1.1, whole genome shotgun sequence encodes:
- the LOC120999062 gene encoding piggyBac transposable element-derived protein 4-like, producing the protein MASKRHFSITKAGLDQIIDSDSDTEPLAELSDSDSDSWKDSSSDSDTDQRSGDSDESALELSEVRSWCPIDCGMDAVPPPRFPFTGSPGMKVDVDHNDPLAYLKLFLTDDVIEKIVTETNCYKEQQSTTLHSRFSRTRKWEPVSKEDIWKFLGLILLQGVVGKPLQKWYWTTNKLLATPFFGTIMSEYRFSLIMKNLHFTNNEEFDEATHPAPKLKKIWEVFQMIITNFQQAYVPDRDISIDESLMAYKGRLSWIQYIASKRARFGIKSYMLCESTTGYIWNSIIYTGKGTQFNPRYSGYGMATSSVLSLLEPLLNQGYCVTTDNFYTSPELYEFLLKNKTDAYGTVRANRRGLPCMFSKKKLKTGEMVAWQKGKMMAMRWRDKKDVCLMSTVHNTSTTTVHTRGGKDVIKPQLVIDYNNTMGGVDRADQAMTFYPAMRKQQKKYYKKTFRHLLEQCLWNAYILHRGKSDKPLVHSDFIWKVAEQIFVNYQTPSVAVNRSGRRAVDVVNPERLTGRHFMDYIPPSAKKAAPTRMCVVCCSKRDGNGKKIRKETRFHCPDCDVGLCAVPCFKIYHTQDVY; encoded by the coding sequence atggCATCAAAGCGTCACTTTAGCATCACCAAAGCGGGTTTGGATCAGATAATTGACAGCGACAGCGACACAGAGCCCCTCGCAGAATTGAGCGACAGCGATAGCGATTCGTGGAAAGATTCGTCATCCGACTCTGACACTGACCAGAGAAGTGGCGACAGCGACGAATCTGCACTTGAGCTCAGTGAGGTGCGCTCTTGGTGCCCTATTGATTGCGGTATGGATGCAGTACCACCGCCAAGATTCCCGTTTACAGGATCGCCTGGGATGAAGGTAGACGTTGATCACAATGATCCTTTGGCGTACCTAAAATTATTTCTGACGGATGACGTCATTGAAAAGATTGTCACGGAGACAAACTGCTACAAAGAGCAGCAATCCACTACTCTGCACAGCAGATTTTCCAGAACCAGAAAATGGGAACCGGTGAGTAAGGAGGACATATGGAAATTTCTGGGGCTAATACTTCTTCAGGGGGTGGTGGGGAAACCCCTGCAGAAATGGTACTGGACTACCAATAAATTGCTGGCAACCCCATTTTTTGGCACCATCATGTCCGAGTACCGATTTTCCCTCATAATGAAGAATTTACACTTCACCAACAATGAGGAATTTGACGAAGCCACACATCCAGCGCCAAAACTGAAGAAGATCTGGGAAGTATTCCAAATGATCATAACCAATTTCCAGCAGGCCTATgtgccagacagagacatcagcattGATGAAAGTCTGATGGCTTACAAAGGACGCCTCAGCTGGATTCAATACATCGCATCCAAGAGAGCGCGGTTTGGAATAAAATCCTATATGCTCTGCGAGTCTACAACTGGCTATATATGGAATTCCATCATATACACCGGCAAAGGAACACAGTTCAACCCCAGGTACAGCGGCTATGGGATGGCAACGTCATCAGTCCTTTCACTGCTTGAACCATTGCTCAATCAGGGGTATTGTGTGACAACAGACAACTTTTACACGTCGCCTGAGCTGTACGAGTTTCTACTAAAAAACAAGACTGACGCATATGGAACCGTTAGGGCCAACCGACGTGGCCTGCCATGTATGTTTTccaagaaaaaactgaaaacaggAGAAATGGTGGCCTGGCAGAAAGGAAAGATGATGGCAATGCGTTGGCGTGACAAAAAAGACGTGTGCCTAATGAGTACAGTACATAACACCTCCACTACCACGGTCCACACAAGAGGTGGGAAAGATGTCATAAAGCCACAACTTGTGATCGACTATAATAACACCATGGGAGGAGTCGATAGAGCCGATCAGGCGATGACATTCTATCCAGCTATGcggaagcaacaaaaaaaatactacaaaaaAACATTCAGGCATCTCCTGGAACAATGTCTGTGGAatgcctatatactgcacagaggAAAGAGTGACAAGCCTCTTGTTCACTCTGACTTCATCTGGAAGGTGGCGGAGCAGATTTTTGTGAACTACCAAACGCCATCAGTGGCCGTGAACAGATCTGGACGTCGCGCTGTTGACGTTGTAAACCCAGAGAGGCTGACTGGTCGTCACTTTATGGATTACATCCCGCCAAGCGCAAAAAAGGCAGCACCTACAAGGATGTGTGTAGTTTGCTGCTCAAAGCGagatggaaatggaaaaaaaatccgaAAGGAAACCAGGTTCCATTGCCCTGATTGTGACGTTGGTCTATGTGCAGTCCCATGTTTCAAAATTTACCACACCCAGGATGTTTACTGA